The following are encoded in a window of Dysidea avara chromosome 4, odDysAvar1.4, whole genome shotgun sequence genomic DNA:
- the LOC136253830 gene encoding uncharacterized protein — MWLNVNKSSVMWFSSKHSKRKSEYLPIMIDDQPLTAVTQQCYLGIIFDCCLQWNAQVSEMCRKCSYYLYLIGCSHKHLPVSLLKLLMESLISSCIMYALPVWGSPLLNHQVGRLQCIQNRVVFSLKKFDHVSVSREQLGWPNISEEIEIRSLATFHHHCFSRQCLQLQPPITFGRSHTYNTRCKAYFANNTYHHLARTQRYFRHRATCWWNKLPFEVPHKHGEFVTLMKTHCMTNNS, encoded by the coding sequence ATGTGGCTTAATGTTAACAAATCAAGTGTGATGTGGTTCTCTTCCAAGCACAGCAAAAGAAAGTCAGAATATCTTCCTATTATGATTGATGACCAACCTCTTACAGCTGTCACTCAGCAATGCTATTTAGGAATAATTTTTGATTGTTGTCTTCAGTGGAATGCTCAGGTGTCTGAAATGTGTCGCAAGTGCTCTTACTATTTATATCTCATTGGATGCAGTCACAAACATCTACCTGTTTCCCTTCTTAAGTTGCTAATGGAGTCCCTCATTTCATCGTGCATCATGTATGCTCTACCAGTGTGGGGATCCCCTCTTCTCAATCACCAAGTTGGCCGCTTACAGTGTATACAGAATAGGGTAGTCTTCTCCCTTAAGAAGTTTGATCATGTGTCTGTATCACGTGAACAGTTAGGTTGGCCTAACATATCAGAAGAAATTGAGATCCGTAGCTTGGCAACATTTCATCATCACTGTTTTAGTCGCCAGTGCCTGCAACTGCAACCTCCAATAACATTTGGTCGCTCTCACACCTATAACACTCGGTGTAAGGCCTATTTTGCTAACAACACTTATCATCATCTGGCTAGAACACAGCGATATTTCCGACATCGTGCCACTTGTTGGTGGAATAAGCTACCATTTGAAGTGCCCCACAAGCATGGAGAATTTGTCACTTTAATGAAGACCCACTGTATGACTAATAATAGTTGA